The Rhodoligotrophos appendicifer sequence TTTAGGGGCGAGCCAGCTGCAGATCTTCCTGCTGATCATCATACCGTCGGCTGTGCCGTACATCGTCACCGGCATGCGTGTTGCCATGGCCTCGGCCTTCATGGCGATCATTCCCGCAGAGATGCTCGCCGCGAATTCGGGCATCGGGTATCTCTTGCAGCAGTCCGGGGTGCTGATGCAGACAAATCGCATCTTCGTGGCACTCGCGGTCATCTGCCTGCTCGGCTTCGTCACCGATCGCATTTTCCAATGGCTCATCAACGTGACCATGGCCCGCTACCTGATGAAGCCTCAGGTCAACTAAGAACATATCGCCAGGGCAGCATTTCCAGAAGTGCGCGAAACCTGTCAGCAAGAACAGAATAGCTAAAGACGCTCCGATTGGATGGGCGAGCCGATGATGAACACGATGTGTCGATAACCGCCAGCTGAGCAATCACCCCTTGTTCATGCGAACGGACTGTGGACTGACAGCCTAAATCTGGACTGGAGGATTCACTGCGGAAGACGGTAGGCGACGACCTGATCCGAGACTTCCGGCTTTAAAATGGAATTGCCGCCGACCGCGAACACGACATAGTCCACGCCTTCATGAGTGAACACTGCCGGTATGGAGACGGCGGGAGCTTCAACCAGATCGGACCAGAGCTCGCGTCCCGTTCGTGCATCGAGTGCACGCACGCGGGAATCGACGGATGCCCCGAGGAAAACAACGCCACCCGCAGTGGCCACAGGCCCGCCCAAGGTTGGTGACCCCCATGATCTTAAGCCGTAAAATCCCTTGAGCTGCGCGCGTCCGAACGGCGTTTCGTAGAGCAGTTCGCCGGTGCTCAGATCATAGGCCGAAAAGGTACCAAACGGCGGCTCCCAGCACGGCATACCTGCCCAGTTGCTCCAATCGGTGAGATGAATGCCGTAGGGCGAACCTTTCTGGGGAGAGTGACCTTCTTCGTTTCCGCCTTCTGCGTCCTGTATCTGCTCGTACTTGTCACGCGGAATCAGGCGGATCACCTGAACGATGCGCGAGGCGTTCACATAGAGCGTGGCGCTGCGCGGGTCTACGGCAACGCCGCCCCAGTTCGTCGCTCCGGCTGTGCCGGGGAAGAAGAGGGTCCCCTGTTCAGAGGGTGGCGTGAAGATGCCCTCATAGAGATAGTTTTCCCGATCACGGGAGCACTGGCCGAAGCTCACCAGATCGGCGAGCCACCAAACATCAGGAAGTTCGAGTGGATTTCCGACCGGGCGCGGGGTCAGGGCGAAGGGTTGCGTGGGGGCTGTCACCTCGCCATCGGCAGTGCTTTGCGGTGTCGGGCGATCTTCAACCTTGAACAGCGGCTCGCCGGTCCGGCGGTCGAGCACGAAGAGGAAGCCCTGCTTGGTTGCCTGCACAAGCGCCGGAATTGTCGTCCCGTTTCGTTCGATATCGACGAGGGTTGGCGCGGACGGAGTGTCATAGTCCCAGATGTCGTGGCGCACATGCTGGAAACTCCAGGCGATCTCGCCGCTTTCAATGTTGACGGCGGTCACTGATGTTGCCAATGGGATCGGATCGGTCCGATCACCGCCCCAATAGTTGGGGCTTGGCGAAGAAACCGGCGCGTAGACCAGGCCAAGCTCCGGATCCGCTGTCATCGCCGTCCAGATATTGGCTGTGCCCGTTTTCGAGATCAGCTCTTCGGGAATGAAATTGGCTTCCCATAAAAGTTTGCCGGTGCGCGCATCGATTGCCAGAAGATTTCCTGGAGGCGCGACACGATACTCCCAATCCTTACCGGCCCAGCCAAGGAGAAGAGTGTCGCCCACCACGAGCGGCGGCTGGAGCAGCGAGAAAGGGAAAACGTCGTTGACGGTGTTCCATTGGTTGACGTTCAGCACGCCGCTGTCGCCAAACATGGCGCATCGCTTGCCGGTGTCGGCGTCCACGGCGTGCAACTCTGCGTCCATCGTCCCGATGAATACCCGCTTTTCACAGGCGCCGGCTTGGCCGCTCTGCCAGTAAGCAACGCCGCGATTTTTGAGTGCGGGCTGCGTCAGCGCCTCGAGGGTGGAGTCGCTGTTGTAGGCCCAGCGCTCCTCGCCGGTCGCGGGATCGAGCGCGATGATCCGATAAAATGGCGTTCCAACGTAAAGCGTCTTATTGGCGTAGACCGGTGTGGCAGACCAGACCGTCTCCGGGAGTTCGCCCGAGCCGTCGGACACGTCACCCGTACGATAATCCCAAACCCGCTCAAGGCTGCCGACTGTGTCGGGAGTGAAACTCTGGGCCTTCGAGAATTTTGTGGAGGCCAGGTCGCCGTGAAACGCCGTCCATTCGGATTGCTGCGCAGGGGCAGGACCAACCGTTGCGAACAGAAGAGCGAGAGAAATGGCGGCACAGCGAGCGCTGGAAATCATGAGGCGGTCCTGCGAACGCTTGAGAAAAAGGCAAAGATGAAGCTCAGGAATGCGGCCCCCATCGCAGCAGCAAAGACGAACTGCATGAGGAACCAGGCAGCGACTGCGGTAAGCCCTGCAGCCAAGAGCAAGACAAAAACAAAGACGAGTACACCCCGATTCGGCATCACCCCCAGAACCAGAAGCCCGGTGCCTGCCGCTGTTACCCCCGCGCCGATCAATGCCAGCAGAGCTCCCAGTGACCCGTCGACACCCGTGTTACCAAGCGGCGCAGCATATGCGGCCAAGGCAAGGCCGAGGCCGATAACAGAAAAAAGAAGCGATGCGAGAAACTTGTGCTGCATACCCAAGCCAACGTGAAAAAAAGCGACAGGTTCCAGCCAAACTTTTGCTCCAGTGGTTTAGAGCTCCCTGTCCGATGGCCACCACGCTGATCTCCCACAGACTCTGCCCTAGATTGCTTGTGCACCTGAAGATGGAGACTCCGCTGCAGCGTAGCCTGCGATTGGATACGGTCCGTGGAATAGGATTTTCAGCAGTGTTTAATTGTCCACGGTCCGATCAGCGGATGCGTCTGTTACGGACCGAATGCGCACTCAAGATGATCACCTGCCCCTCCGTTGACTTACGTTATAACATAACATATCGATGAGACGAGTAGAGGGAGGCAACGAGCCCTCGACCGTCCATGGTAAGGAAATGGTGAGATGATCAGAACACTGGCTGGCGCATTGGGTGCAACGAGTTTGCTGCTGCTGGGGAACGTCGCTGCATCTGCCGAGCCGCTCAAGGTCGTCGCCAGCTTCTCCATCATTGCAGATTTCGCGAAAAATGTCGGTGGCGACAGGGTAGAGATCGTCACCCTGGTCGGACCGAATGGCGATGCGCATGTCTATGATCCGAAGCCCTCTGACGCCGCTGCTCTTGCCGCAGCTGACGTGGTGCTCACCAACGGTCTTCAGTTTGAGGGCTTCTTGCCGCGCCTAATCAAGGCTTCGGGCGCGAAAGCGCCGATGGTGGAACTGACGAAAGGCGCCGAGATCCTGAAGGTCGAGGAGGAACCTCACGCGCATGCGGAGGCCGGCGAGCATCAGCATGAAAAGGCTGAGGACCACGACCATGAGGAGGGCCATCACCATCATGGAGAATTTGATCCGCATGCGTGGCAATCGGTCCACAATGCAGAAGTCTACGTAAAGAACATTGCTGACGCCTTCTGCGCCGCGGATAAGGCGGGATGCGACACCTACACGGCAAATGCCAAGATCTACACCAATGCGCTCAAGGCGTTGGATACCGAAATCAAGGCGGCCGTAGCGGAGATCCCTGAGAACAAGCGCACCGTCATCACCTCGCACGACGCCTTCGGCTATTTTGAGCACGAATATCAGATCATCTTGCTCGCCCCCGAGGGCATTTCGACGGATACCGAAGCCTCTGCCGCCGACGTCGCTGCTCTGATCAGACAGATTAGAGAAGACAAGGCTTCCGCGATCTTCGTCGAAAATATCAGCAATCCAAAGCCGATAGAGCGGATCGGCCAGGAGACAAACTTGAAGGTGGGCGGCGAGCTTTTTTCAGACGCACTCTCAGAGGAGAGCGGTCCAGCCGCCACCTATATCGAGATGATGCGCCACAACATCAAAACGATCAGGGGCGCCGTGCTCGGGGACTGACCAGCGCGAAAGGCGACAAGGCGGAGCAATCCCGCTTTCTGTCCACCATAAACTGTTATGTTATAACATATCAATCACAGAGGTCCGAATGCCCTCACTTCTGCCTGTCACCGTTCTCTCAGGCTTTCTCGGAGCCGGAAAGACGACACTGCTCAATCACGTTCTGAACAACCGCGAAGGACGTCGGGTCGCCGTCATCGTCAACGACATGAGCGAAGTCAACATCGATGCCGACCTGTTGCGGGAGGGAGGCGCAAACCTGTCTCGCACGGACGAGAAGTTGATTGAAATGACCAATGGATGCATCTGCTGCACGCTGCGGGACGACTTGCTCGCCGAGGTCCGCCGTCTCAGCGAGGATGGTCGCTTCGACTACCTGCTGATCGAGGGCACTGGCATCGCCGAGCCCCTGCCTATCGCCAGCACCTTCTCGTTTCGTGACGAGGATGGCCAAAGCCTGTCCGACATCGCGCGACTCGATACAATGGTCACCGTGGTCGATGCCGCCAACCTGCTTCAGGACTATGGTTCGCGAGATTTCCTGCGCGATCGTGGAGAGACGGCGGGCGAAGAGGACGAGCGGACTTTGGTCGACCTTCTGGTTGAACAGATCGAGTTTGCAGATGTCGTCGTCATCAACAAAACTTCCGCCGTGTCCCCCGAGCAGCTCTGGCTCGTGCGCAAAGTGGTCGTCGCACTAAATCCGGATGCCCGTATCGTCGAAACCGATTACGGGAGAGTGCTCCTGGGCGATGTTCTCGATACCGGCCTGTTCGACGAGGGCAAGGCCCAGCAGCATCCGCTCTGGTTCAAGGAACTCTACGGGTTCGGAGAGCATGTGCCAGAGACGGAAGAATATGGCATCACGAGCTTCGTCTACCGCGCACGCCGACCGTTCCATCCAGAGAAGTTCAGTTCGGTCATCAACGCGACCTGGCCAGGGCTCATCAGGGCAAAAGGCCATTTCTGGCTGGCCACCCGGCCCAACTGGGTGGGCGAGTTTTCGCTGGCAGGCGCCATCGGTCATGTCAGCGGCATGGGCTTCTGGTGGGCGGCCGTCCCGAAGGAGCGTTGGCCCGACGATGCCGAGTGGCGGTCGATTCTGAATCGCAACTGGGACAGGGTCTGGGGCGATCGGAGACAGGAGCTGGTGTTCATCGGCACCGGCATGGACGAGCTGGCGATACGAACAGCGCTTGACGAGTGCCTTGTCGGATCAGGAACGAACCCAAGCTTCGATCCCCAAGCCTATCGCCATCTGCACGATCCCTTTGCCTCCTGGGAGCGCGTTCATGCAGCCTGAACGGTCTGTTGGTGTGGCTCGCCTGATCGCTGCAGATCTGCATCCGGGAGCTCAGAGGCTTTCGCGAACAAGTCTGGAAGCCGGCCCGATCAGTCTCCTGCCGAGGACGTTGGAGCCCTTCATCCTTCACGCCATCGACTCGATTCCTGTTGCAGCGCTGCCTTGCCTGCGTCTGGAGGGCACTGGCTTCAGCATGAAGGCCGCGCTGCATGGGGCCTTCATCGCCAGCGAATTCGCGCCCGATTGGCTGGCCGACTGGATGTCTGATGATATCGCCTTCCTTGCGCATCTGTTTCAAGACTTGACGGGCGCCCAGACGGTCCAAGTGCGGCTCGAAGCGGTCGACGATGATGGCTGCAGGCGTTTCCACGCCGACGCGGTCCACTTTCGGCTGGTGACCACTTATCGCGGCCCCGGCACCCAGTGGATTTCACCCCGCGCGCTGTGCGGACGGGCTCCAGCAAGCCCTGTCTCCAGAGAGGCGATCCGTCAGCTCGACCGCGGAACGGTGGCCATTCTCCGCGGCAGCAAGGGAGAGACGCCCGAGCGCCCGAGCCTGCTGCATCGTTCACCGCCCATAGAAGGAAGCAACATCGTGCGCTTGTTCTTGGCGATCGATGATGCGGCAGACCACGATCATTCGACACAGGAGAAGAGCCATGATCAGTGAAGCCAAGTGCTTGAGCAGTGCATTCCGTTCTCATTTGGAGCAGCTGCGCAGCTGTGTGACAAACGAAGCTTGAGCCTGACCACGGCTCGCCACGGAGTCCGCCTCATCTCAGGAGATGCCATTCGAGAGCCAGATCCCGCTGGTGAATGTGGACAGGCGAGGCGAGTAGATGTTACAACAAATGTAATGTTATAATATTGCAAGTACGCTTTCTTTGGGGATTTCTCATGCTGCACAGGTTTATCACGGTGCTCGCCACCTTGATATTTGTTGGTCTTTCTCCTGCCTTGGCGGAGAATGACCAGGTGCTGGACGTCGTGGCACCCTTCGAAATCAAAGGGACGGATCCTTCGCTGTCCGGCGACATTTTCCTGAAGATGGGCATCGTCGAGACGCTGGTGGACGCCGACCGCGACGGCAATCCGACCCCGGCTTTGGCCGAGAGCTGGGAGAGGTCGGAGGACGCCACCGTTTGGCGCTTCAAACTGCGGCCGGGCGTGCGCTTTCACGACGGTTCGATGCTCTCGGCTGATAGTGTCGTCAAGTCGTTGACCGTGGCCAGGAGCAAACCCGGCATTCTCGACAAGGCGCCCATTACAAGGATCGAGGCCGATGGCGACGATGTTGTCATCCGGCTGTCCAAGCCCTTTGCTCCCCTGCTGGCTTTTCTTGCCGAAAACCGGGCGCAAATTCTGAGTCTCGGCAGCTTCTCTGCCACCGACGAGGTCACCAGCGTGATCGGAACGGGCGCCTATCGGTTGACCTCCCTGCAGGCGCCCCAGAAGTTGACCACGGAAGTCTTCCCAGACTATTGGGGCGACAAGCCCGTCATCGGCGGCACGACATATCTCGCAGTCGGGCGCGCCGAGACCCGCGCCCTGATGGCCGAAAGTGGCGACGCCGACTATGTCTTGAACCTTGATCCGGCAAGTCGCACGCGGTTGGCGGCGAGCGATAAAGTCGATGTCCTAGCGGTCTCTATTCCCCGCTCGGTGCTCCTCAAGGTTAATGCCGGTCATCCTTTTCTCGACGATGTGAAAGCACGTCAGGCCCTCAGCCTCGCAATCGACCGCGAGGGCATCGCCGCAGCGATCTTGCGATACCCTGCAGCTGCTGACCAGCTCTTCCCGCCAAGCGTCGGCACCTGGCATAACGCGTCGATCGCACCGCTTGCCCATGATGTGGAAAAGGCGAAGGCGTTGCTTGCTGAACTCGGCTGGAAGCCGGGCGCCGATGCCGTGCTCGAACGCGACGGCAAGCGATTCTCGCTGACCCTCACCACCTATCCCGATCGCCCAGAACTTCCCCTGATCGCCGCGGTGCTGCAGGAGCAATTCCGAGAAATCGGAGTCGAGGTGACGATCAACTCGACCAATTCCAGCGAGATCCCCGCCAAGCATCAGGATGGTTCCCTGGAAATCGGGCTTGTGGCCCGGAACTTCGCCCTGGCGCCGGATCCAATTGCGACCGTGTTGCAGGACTATCCGCCGAAGGGCGGCGACTGGGGTGCCATGAATTGGTCGAACCCGGAATTCGAGACGCTGATCGCGGCTCTTGCGACGGCATCGAGCACGGAGGACGGCCAGACGCTGCGCGACAAGGCGGTGGCTATTCTTCAGGATGAGCTCCCGGTCATTCCGATCGCCTGGTATCAGCAGACGGCTGGCGTCTCGAAATCGGTGAAAGGGGCGGCGATCGATCCTTTCGAGCGCAGCTTCGGGATTTCCAAGATGCGATGGGCAGAGTGATCAGGACGCTTGGTTATCGTCTGTTCCAGGCCGTCTTGGTGGCTGTGCTGGTCGGCCTCCTGACCTTCATTCTCGTCCGCTCCCTGCCGGGTGACATGGCCTATCGTATCGCTGCCGGGCGGTACGGCTACGACATGGTCGACACGGCAGCCGCAGAGAGGGTGCGCCAGGAGCTCTCTCTGAGCAGCGGGTTGGGCCTTGAAGCGCTCCTCTCCTGGTTCTGGGACTTGCTTCGGTTCGATCTGGGCACCTCGCTGGTCTCGAGCCAGCCGGTGATCGGCGAAGTTACGCATCAGCTTGGCCATACCCTCGGCCTGGCACTTGCGGCCATCGTCCTCTCGATGCTTATGGCCCGCCGCCCGGCATTCTCGCCGGACTGAAGCCGGACAGCGTGCTCGACCGTGGATTGCTGCTGGTCTCGACGGGCATTCGGGCCCTGCCGCATTTCGTTGTCGGATTGTTGCTCATCATCCTCTTCGCCGCGCATCTCGGCCTGCTTCCCGCAGCGGGGCACGGACGGCAGGAGCACATGATCCTTCCCGCACTGACACTGGCCCTCGGCCTAGCCTCGGTGTCGAGCCGTGTGGCTCGCGACGCGATGGTCGGGGTGGCGGGCTCTGCCTATTATAGCTTCGGCCGAACCAAAGGGCTCTCCGAGGCCCAGATGTTCCGTCGGCATGGGCTGCGCAATGTCAGCGTGCCAATCGTGACCTATCTCGGCATTCAGTTCGTCTATCTTGTCGAGGGCGTAGTGGTGGTGGAAACGCTCTTCGCTTGGCCGGGCATCGGCCATGCCCTGGTCCACGCCATCTTCGCCCGCGATGTTCCCATGATTCAGGGGACAGCGCTGGTGATGGGGCTGATGTTCGTCACGCTGAATGCCTTGATCGATCTCGCCTGTTACTGGCTCGATCCGCGCAGGCAGCCGGCATGATGTCGCCGGGCCTCTCGCTGACCCTGGGCGCGCGCTGGCCCGTCCATCGCATCGTCGGTGTGACGCTGATGACGGCGATCTTCGCCTTCGCCTTTCTCACCCCCCTGTTCTGGCCCGTCGATCCCACCCGTCAGAGCTTGAGGAATGTCCTGGTGGGCCCGAATTGGGCAGAACCTCTCGGTTATGACCATCTCGGCAGGTCGATGCTCGCACGCCTGTCGGCGGCCCTGAGGCTGTCGCTGGGCCTGGCTTTTCTCAGCGTCTTCACTGCCGCTGTGCCAGGGGTCGCGCTCGGCATCCTGGCAGCCTGGAAAGGCGGTCTCGTCGACCGCGCTGTGTCGTTGCTGGCGGATGTCTTTCTGGCACTTCCCGGACTGCTTCTGGTGCTGATGCTGTCTGCGATCGTCCCCAACTCCCCCGCCATGCTCTATGTCGGCATCTCTCTGGTTCTGTGGATCGAGTATTTCCGCCTCACCCGCGCCCTGACTCGCACGCTCGTTACCGCTCCGGCCGTGCAGGCATCGCGCCTTCTCGGTTTCGGCCGGTTTTATATCTTCCGCCGGCACCTCTGGCCGGAAATCGGTCCTTTGCTGCTGACGGTCGGCGCTTTCGGAGCGGCGACCGCTATCATGGCGATCGCAGCCCTGGGCTTCGTCAGCGTGGGTGTGCGCCCCCCGACGCCCGAGCTCGGTCTCATGATGATCGAGCTGCTCCCGTATTATCAGGAAGCACCGCATGCACTCCTGCAGCCGATCTTGGTGCTCTTCCTGCTGGTCCTCAGTCTCAACCTCATCGGCGGAAGCAAGCAGAGATGACGGTGCTCCTCACTGCGAAGGACGTGGCCGTCACCGCCGGCGATACGCTGCTAAAGCCTGCCTCGCTCGTGCTTCACAAAGGCCGCCCATTCACCATTCTGGGCGAAACAGGGTCCGGAAAGAGCCTGCTCGCTCAGGCCATCATGGGGACCTTGCCCAAAGGCCTGTGCGCTTCCGGCTCCGTGACCATCGGCGATCGCATACTGGATCTTTCCCAGGACGGCAACCATC is a genomic window containing:
- a CDS encoding PQQ-binding-like beta-propeller repeat protein — encoded protein: MSDGSGELPETVWSATPVYANKTLYVGTPFYRIIALDPATGEERWAYNSDSTLEALTQPALKNRGVAYWQSGQAGACEKRVFIGTMDAELHAVDADTGKRCAMFGDSGVLNVNQWNTVNDVFPFSLLQPPLVVGDTLLLGWAGKDWEYRVAPPGNLLAIDARTGKLLWEANFIPEELISKTGTANIWTAMTADPELGLVYAPVSSPSPNYWGGDRTDPIPLATSVTAVNIESGEIAWSFQHVRHDIWDYDTPSAPTLVDIERNGTTIPALVQATKQGFLFVLDRRTGEPLFKVEDRPTPQSTADGEVTAPTQPFALTPRPVGNPLELPDVWWLADLVSFGQCSRDRENYLYEGIFTPPSEQGTLFFPGTAGATNWGGVAVDPRSATLYVNASRIVQVIRLIPRDKYEQIQDAEGGNEEGHSPQKGSPYGIHLTDWSNWAGMPCWEPPFGTFSAYDLSTGELLYETPFGRAQLKGFYGLRSWGSPTLGGPVATAGGVVFLGASVDSRVRALDARTGRELWSDLVEAPAVSIPAVFTHEGVDYVVFAVGGNSILKPEVSDQVVAYRLPQ
- the aztC gene encoding zinc ABC transporter substrate-binding protein AztC; the encoded protein is MIRTLAGALGATSLLLLGNVAASAEPLKVVASFSIIADFAKNVGGDRVEIVTLVGPNGDAHVYDPKPSDAAALAAADVVLTNGLQFEGFLPRLIKASGAKAPMVELTKGAEILKVEEEPHAHAEAGEHQHEKAEDHDHEEGHHHHGEFDPHAWQSVHNAEVYVKNIADAFCAADKAGCDTYTANAKIYTNALKALDTEIKAAVAEIPENKRTVITSHDAFGYFEHEYQIILLAPEGISTDTEASAADVAALIRQIREDKASAIFVENISNPKPIERIGQETNLKVGGELFSDALSEESGPAATYIEMMRHNIKTIRGAVLGD
- the zigA gene encoding zinc metallochaperone GTPase ZigA; this encodes MPSLLPVTVLSGFLGAGKTTLLNHVLNNREGRRVAVIVNDMSEVNIDADLLREGGANLSRTDEKLIEMTNGCICCTLRDDLLAEVRRLSEDGRFDYLLIEGTGIAEPLPIASTFSFRDEDGQSLSDIARLDTMVTVVDAANLLQDYGSRDFLRDRGETAGEEDERTLVDLLVEQIEFADVVVINKTSAVSPEQLWLVRKVVVALNPDARIVETDYGRVLLGDVLDTGLFDEGKAQQHPLWFKELYGFGEHVPETEEYGITSFVYRARRPFHPEKFSSVINATWPGLIRAKGHFWLATRPNWVGEFSLAGAIGHVSGMGFWWAAVPKERWPDDAEWRSILNRNWDRVWGDRRQELVFIGTGMDELAIRTALDECLVGSGTNPSFDPQAYRHLHDPFASWERVHAA
- a CDS encoding DUF1826 domain-containing protein; translation: MQPERSVGVARLIAADLHPGAQRLSRTSLEAGPISLLPRTLEPFILHAIDSIPVAALPCLRLEGTGFSMKAALHGAFIASEFAPDWLADWMSDDIAFLAHLFQDLTGAQTVQVRLEAVDDDGCRRFHADAVHFRLVTTYRGPGTQWISPRALCGRAPASPVSREAIRQLDRGTVAILRGSKGETPERPSLLHRSPPIEGSNIVRLFLAIDDAADHDHSTQEKSHDQ
- a CDS encoding ABC transporter substrate-binding protein; translation: MLHRFITVLATLIFVGLSPALAENDQVLDVVAPFEIKGTDPSLSGDIFLKMGIVETLVDADRDGNPTPALAESWERSEDATVWRFKLRPGVRFHDGSMLSADSVVKSLTVARSKPGILDKAPITRIEADGDDVVIRLSKPFAPLLAFLAENRAQILSLGSFSATDEVTSVIGTGAYRLTSLQAPQKLTTEVFPDYWGDKPVIGGTTYLAVGRAETRALMAESGDADYVLNLDPASRTRLAASDKVDVLAVSIPRSVLLKVNAGHPFLDDVKARQALSLAIDREGIAAAILRYPAAADQLFPPSVGTWHNASIAPLAHDVEKAKALLAELGWKPGADAVLERDGKRFSLTLTTYPDRPELPLIAAVLQEQFREIGVEVTINSTNSSEIPAKHQDGSLEIGLVARNFALAPDPIATVLQDYPPKGGDWGAMNWSNPEFETLIAALATASSTEDGQTLRDKAVAILQDELPVIPIAWYQQTAGVSKSVKGAAIDPFERSFGISKMRWAE
- a CDS encoding ABC transporter permease yields the protein MLDRGLLLVSTGIRALPHFVVGLLLIILFAAHLGLLPAAGHGRQEHMILPALTLALGLASVSSRVARDAMVGVAGSAYYSFGRTKGLSEAQMFRRHGLRNVSVPIVTYLGIQFVYLVEGVVVVETLFAWPGIGHALVHAIFARDVPMIQGTALVMGLMFVTLNALIDLACYWLDPRRQPA
- a CDS encoding ABC transporter permease, whose protein sequence is MMSPGLSLTLGARWPVHRIVGVTLMTAIFAFAFLTPLFWPVDPTRQSLRNVLVGPNWAEPLGYDHLGRSMLARLSAALRLSLGLAFLSVFTAAVPGVALGILAAWKGGLVDRAVSLLADVFLALPGLLLVLMLSAIVPNSPAMLYVGISLVLWIEYFRLTRALTRTLVTAPAVQASRLLGFGRFYIFRRHLWPEIGPLLLTVGAFGAATAIMAIAALGFVSVGVRPPTPELGLMMIELLPYYQEAPHALLQPILVLFLLVLSLNLIGGSKQR